One segment of Leptodactylus fuscus isolate aLepFus1 chromosome 7, aLepFus1.hap2, whole genome shotgun sequence DNA contains the following:
- the NOP9 gene encoding nucleolar protein 9, which yields MTMGADQKKFTGKKRPHQGEKSRVPPTQEGGPPKRPHQSDKSRVPPTQEGGPPKRPKTEAKKSNDESKKGPHESPLPRLDPKSVGYFRRVGETLQQDFESEDDRALFVRNVFIEVKGNELALATDMSGSIVLQKLLSVAASAQLCQVLDVLGKSWQNVCWHRSGAHVVQTALLQYERLQNQKAAEEEEDEDDDEGDPCRSLEDLILSLCMEVKAKFLPYNQNTHGSFIVRTLLQVLAGTVLNQEASKKGSQGPTVKSEFEVPPSFLQQLQEMSGLFKGHIGVFATHKLASLGMQTALQVLHRKSPSTCAALCDDVIAYLSSRNVSGDGSALLVFLKDETSSRLLEKILEVSKKKQLRRLFETHFEGHLQALSAHHIANYTVQRLIRAVQTKKLFSKLFEELSPNLEDVLAKGHMGVITTLAETCKRLESHQTEFVTHLMEAFHCSSPISRRVTCIPLFLSLLTYETYYKIDEEEEEPSEHKDNPDIKLQSVNYHGSILLQHLLHFEDPAPVLHSLGNMTDADLHTIACSQAGSHIFDALLNSATITEKQRKKVLRKLRTHCMELACNKYGSRVLDRVWGASTMGVKEEIAQKLVERLRELQNDPIGHHIARNFALTHFVNRRKDWQEHQQAENKRRKMFADILED from the exons ATGACCATGGGCGCGGATCAAAAGAAATTCACCGGGAAGAAGAGACCTCACCAGGGTGAGAAGAGCCGGGTACCACCTACTCAGGAAGGAGGACCCCCAAAGAGACCTCACCAGAGTGACAAGAGCCGGGTACCACCTACTCAGGAAGGAGGACCCCCAAAGAGACCGAAGACAGAGGCCAAAAAATCTAATGATGAGAGCAAGAAAGGTCCACATGAGAGCCCACTGCCACGGCTGGACCCTAAATCTGTGGGATACTTCAGACGAGTGGGGGAAACGCTGCAGCAAGACTTTGAGTCAGAAGATGACCGGG CTCTCTTCGTCCGGAACGTCTTCATCGAGGTGAAGGGAAACGAGCTGGCGCTGGCCACCGACATGTCCGGGAGCATCGTCCTGCAGAAGCTGCTGTCAGTGGCAGCCTCGGCCCAGCTGTGCCAAGTCCTGGACGTCCTCGGCAAGAGCTGGCAGAACGTGTGTTGGCATCGCAGCGGAGCACACGTGGTTCAGACCGCCCTGCTACAGTACGAGAGGCTTCAGAACCAGAAGGccgcagaggaagaggaggatgaggatgatgatgaggggGATCCCTGCCGCAGCCTGGAGGATCTGATTCTCAGCCTGTGCATGGAAGTGAAGGCCAAGTTCCTGCCCTACAACCAGAACACACATGGAAGCTTCATCGTACGGACCCTGCTCCAAGTCCTGGCCGGGACCGTCCTCAACCAAGAGGCCTCCAAGAAAGGCAGCCAGGGGCCAACAG TTAAGTCTGAGTTCGAGGTGCCGCCCAGTTTTTTGCAGCAGTTACAGGAGATGAGCGGACTGTTCAAGGGCCACATCGGAG TCTTTGCCACCCATAAACTGGCCAGTCTTGGGATGCAGACCGCCCTGCAGGTTCTACATAGAAAGTCGCCATCCACGTGTGCAGcgctctgtgatgatgtcattgcttACTTGTCCTCCAGGAATGTCTCAGGAGATGGCAG CGCCCTCTTGGTATTCCTGAAGGATGAGACCAGCAGTCGCCTGTTGGAAAAAATTCTAGAAGTTTCCAAAAAGAAACAACTGCGTCGTCTCTTTGAAACCCACTTTGAAGGCCATCTTCAGGCGCTATCAGCCCATCACATCGCCAACTATACAGTGCAGAGACTTATCCGTGCCGTCCAGACCAAGAAACTG TTCTCCAAACTATTCGAGGAGTTGTCACCAAATCTGGAGGACGTTTTGGCTAAGGGTCACATGGGGGTCATCACAACCCTGGCAGAGACCTGTAAGAGACTAGAGAGTCACCAGACGGAGTTTGTTACCCATCTCATGGAG GCTTTCCACTGTTCCTCCCCCATCTCCCGCCGAGTCACATGTATACCGCTATTCCTGTCACTACTGACCTACGAGACGTACTACAAGATcgatgaggaagaagaagaaccTTCTGAGCATAAA GATAACCCGGACATAAAGCTTCAGTCTGTTAACTATCATGGCTCCATATTACTACAGCACCTTCTACATTTTGAGGATCCCGCTCCAGTTCTCCACAGTTTGGGGAATATGACAGACGCAGACCTCCACACTATTGCTTGTAGTCAGGCCGGTAGTCACATATTTGATGCTCTGCTCAACAGCGCCACCATCACGGAAAAACAGAGGAAAAAAGTTCTACGAAAGTTAAGG ACTCACTGTATGGAGCTGGCGTGTAACAAGTATGGCAGCCGAGTGCTGGACCGTGTGTGGGGTGCGTCCACCATGGGAGTCAAAGAGGAGATTGCCCAGAAACTAG TTGAGAGGCTGCGGGAGCTGCAGAACGACCCCATCGGACACCACATCGCCCGTAACTTCGCTCTCACTCACTTTGTCAATCGGCGGAAAGACTGGCAGGAGCACCAACAGGCTGAGAATAAGCGGCGGAAGATGTTTGCGGACATCCTGGAGGACTAA